One window of Methanobacterium alkalithermotolerans genomic DNA carries:
- the pyrI gene encoding aspartate carbamoyltransferase regulatory subunit, with product MKKPKEMKVKPIKNGTVIDHITANKALNVLRILNLPDKKSKVTIAINVLSPNMGSKDIVKIENRELYSSEVDQIALIAPNATINIIRDYEIVEKGKIQLLNEIKGLLNCPNPNCITNTSEPVIKRFYVIKKEPVILRCHYCERIVEEDEIESQF from the coding sequence ATGAAAAAGCCAAAGGAGATGAAGGTTAAGCCCATCAAAAATGGGACTGTAATTGACCACATTACTGCCAATAAAGCACTTAATGTATTGAGAATACTGAATTTACCTGATAAAAAAAGCAAGGTGACGATTGCTATCAATGTACTTTCACCAAATATGGGAAGTAAAGATATAGTAAAAATTGAAAACAGGGAACTTTATTCCAGCGAAGTAGATCAAATAGCACTAATTGCCCCTAATGCAACCATAAACATTATTAGAGATTATGAAATAGTAGAGAAAGGGAAAATTCAACTTCTAAATGAAATTAAAGGGTTATTAAATTGCCCAAACCCTAATTGCATCACCAACACCAGTGAACCGGTTATAAAACGGTTTTATGTTATAAAAAAAGAGCCGGTTATTTTAAGGTGTCACTATTGTGAGAGGATTGTAGAAGAAGATGAAATTGAGTCCCAGTTCTAA
- a CDS encoding GMC family oxidoreductase N-terminal domain-containing protein has product MIIVVGSGAGGATVAKELALSGLSVTLIEKGPLIKTKNAFHNYDPTDYGLDLLKTTCGGGSTMVAAGNGVRVLQKELHSMGIDISSQLSDAEQELGVKPLPDSHQGDGTKILMDSARALNLDVIPMPKFIRPGECKPCGKCAFGCPRDAKWTSMDFVKQAQKAGANVIFNTEVNNLIIEEDTIKGVNISSRQDASADFEKTSTLNSNQVVLAAGAIETARILQKSGIEAGDSFFMDTFVTVGGILEGVGFNEEVTMNALIEGDNFILAPHFSTFISQKLKKKGAHDRDILGLMVKIKDEFSGRITTERVIKYNTLQDVRFLAEGSAVAGSILSAAGVKPDTIVATHPRGAHPGGTAPIGKTVDENLETKIKGLFVADASVLPLAPGAPPILTIIALAKRLAGYLIENQAQ; this is encoded by the coding sequence ATGATTATAGTAGTAGGATCTGGAGCAGGAGGAGCTACTGTTGCTAAAGAACTTGCTTTATCTGGATTATCAGTCACTTTAATTGAAAAAGGCCCTTTAATTAAAACTAAAAATGCTTTTCATAATTATGATCCTACTGATTATGGCCTGGATCTATTAAAAACCACCTGTGGGGGTGGTTCAACTATGGTTGCTGCTGGCAATGGGGTTAGAGTTCTCCAGAAAGAACTTCATTCCATGGGTATTGATATATCCTCTCAACTATCAGATGCAGAGCAGGAATTAGGTGTTAAACCTTTACCTGATTCCCATCAGGGGGATGGAACTAAAATTTTAATGGATTCAGCCCGGGCACTGAATTTGGATGTTATCCCCATGCCTAAATTTATTCGCCCTGGTGAATGTAAACCCTGTGGAAAATGTGCTTTTGGATGCCCCCGGGATGCAAAATGGACCTCTATGGACTTTGTTAAACAGGCTCAAAAGGCCGGGGCAAATGTTATTTTTAATACTGAGGTTAATAACCTTATTATTGAAGAGGATACCATCAAAGGGGTAAATATTAGCTCCAGGCAGGATGCTTCCGCAGATTTTGAAAAAACCTCTACTTTAAATTCAAATCAGGTTGTGCTTGCTGCCGGAGCAATTGAAACTGCCAGAATACTTCAAAAATCAGGCATTGAAGCAGGAGATTCTTTTTTCATGGATACCTTTGTTACTGTAGGAGGTATTTTAGAGGGGGTGGGCTTCAATGAAGAAGTAACCATGAATGCCCTAATTGAAGGTGATAATTTTATTTTAGCCCCTCATTTTTCCACTTTTATCTCCCAAAAACTTAAAAAAAAAGGGGCCCATGATAGAGATATCCTGGGCTTAATGGTAAAAATTAAGGATGAATTTTCAGGCAGGATAACCACCGAAAGAGTAATCAAATATAATACTCTGCAGGATGTCAGATTTTTAGCAGAAGGATCCGCAGTAGCAGGATCTATTCTATCTGCTGCAGGTGTAAAACCAGACACTATAGTTGCAACTCATCCCCGGGGGGCTCATCCGGGCGGAACTGCCCCTATTGGAAAAACAGTTGATGAAAATCTTGAAACCAAAATAAAAGGTCTTTTTGTGGCTGATGCTAGTGTTCTTCCACTTGCTCCTGGCGCTCCTCCTATTTTAACCATAATTGCTCTGGCTAAAAGACTGGCGGGTTACCTTATTGAAAACCAGGCCCAATAA
- a CDS encoding 4Fe-4S binding protein produces MKAWLRFLPSIINKSIISDTMKLYDIDFNILKANISPRGGKMLVDISGPQESESIIFMEEKGIEVTPILKVVKKDSEKCFECGACVSLCPVNAICIMDDWDIDIDNQKCIGCGFCISSCPTRAISLME; encoded by the coding sequence ATGAAAGCGTGGTTAAGATTTTTACCCAGCATAATCAATAAATCCATTATTTCAGATACCATGAAGTTGTATGATATTGATTTTAATATTCTAAAAGCCAATATTTCCCCACGAGGGGGTAAAATGCTGGTGGATATCAGTGGACCCCAGGAATCAGAAAGCATAATTTTCATGGAAGAAAAGGGTATTGAAGTCACACCGATATTGAAAGTGGTAAAAAAAGATAGTGAAAAATGCTTTGAATGTGGAGCTTGTGTTTCCTTATGCCCGGTGAATGCAATTTGTATCATGGATGATTGGGACATTGATATTGATAATCAAAAATGCATTGGTTGTGGTTTTTGCATATCTTCCTGCCCCACCCGGGCCATATCATTAATGGAATAA
- a CDS encoding homocysteine biosynthesis protein, with protein MKTIEEINQKIKEGEAVVATAAEMTQIVQQNGSKAAAHEIDVVTTGTFGAMCSSGAFLNFGHSDPPVKMTKTYLNGVEAYSGLAAVDSYLGATQINQNPDIGLDYGGAHVIEDLIRGKEIELIAEAYGTDCYPLKKIKTHITLDNINQATMINPRNCYQNYAVAVNSTEETLYTYMGTLLPNFGNVTYSSAGELSPLINDPYLQTLGIGSRIFLCGTEGYIIGEGTQHFTQADRHKGVPVTPSGTLMLKGDLKKMDPDYVRGGTMPRYGPTLYVGAGVPIPVLNEEIALRTSISDEDIKCRIFDYGVPRRSRPVIKETNYKELKSGKIEINGMEVPTSPLSSHKRATLVAEQLKKWIEKGDFFLSSPVKMLPNQGQIVKPLNISKPSKMVRDIESKPVIITHPTDPVKEVALKLVENNINHLPVVDSRGKLAGIVTSWDIADAVARGKTKLEEVMTRKVIIAREDESVDIIARRIDKNNISGLPIVDKDSKVKGMITAEDISRLIGKK; from the coding sequence TTGAAAACAATTGAAGAGATTAACCAGAAAATTAAAGAAGGCGAAGCTGTAGTGGCTACTGCAGCTGAAATGACTCAAATAGTTCAGCAAAATGGTAGTAAAGCCGCTGCCCATGAAATTGATGTGGTAACTACTGGAACATTTGGTGCAATGTGTTCTTCTGGAGCCTTTTTAAACTTTGGTCATAGCGATCCTCCTGTAAAAATGACTAAAACATATCTGAATGGGGTGGAGGCATATTCTGGATTAGCTGCAGTTGATTCCTATCTGGGGGCAACTCAAATCAACCAGAACCCTGATATTGGATTAGATTATGGTGGGGCTCATGTCATTGAAGATTTAATAAGGGGCAAAGAAATAGAATTAATAGCAGAAGCATATGGGACTGACTGTTATCCTCTTAAAAAAATTAAAACTCATATAACTCTGGATAACATAAACCAGGCCACCATGATAAATCCCCGGAACTGTTACCAGAACTATGCTGTGGCAGTAAATTCCACAGAAGAAACTTTATATACTTATATGGGGACACTTCTTCCTAATTTTGGTAATGTGACCTATTCCAGTGCTGGAGAATTGAGTCCTTTGATAAATGATCCTTATCTGCAGACTTTAGGGATAGGTAGCAGAATATTCCTTTGTGGAACGGAAGGATATATCATTGGGGAGGGGACTCAGCATTTTACTCAGGCAGATCGTCATAAGGGAGTACCTGTAACTCCTTCTGGTACCTTGATGCTTAAAGGTGACCTTAAGAAAATGGATCCGGACTATGTTAGAGGAGGGACCATGCCTCGTTACGGTCCTACCCTTTATGTGGGTGCCGGTGTACCTATTCCTGTATTAAATGAGGAGATAGCCCTTAGAACATCTATAAGTGATGAGGATATCAAATGCCGCATATTTGATTATGGTGTTCCTAGAAGAAGCCGCCCGGTTATTAAGGAAACAAATTATAAAGAATTGAAATCGGGGAAAATTGAAATTAATGGAATGGAGGTACCTACCTCTCCCCTTTCGTCTCATAAAAGAGCTACGCTAGTGGCTGAACAACTAAAAAAATGGATTGAAAAAGGAGATTTTTTCTTATCCTCTCCGGTTAAAATGCTTCCAAATCAAGGGCAGATAGTAAAACCATTGAATATCAGCAAACCTTCTAAAATGGTAAGGGACATAGAAAGTAAACCGGTAATCATAACCCATCCCACTGACCCGGTTAAGGAAGTAGCCTTAAAACTGGTGGAAAATAATATCAATCATCTTCCGGTGGTAGATAGTAGGGGAAAATTAGCAGGTATTGTGACATCATGGGATATTGCCGATGCTGTTGCTCGGGGGAAAACAAAATTGGAAGAAGTTATGACCAGAAAAGTTATAATTGCCCGGGAAGATGAATCTGTGGATATAATTGCTCGTAGAATAGATAAAAACAATATATCCGGACTTCCTATAGTGGATAAAGACAGTAAAGTTAAAGGTATGATAACTGCAGAAGATATATCCCGTTTGATAGGGAAAAAATAA
- a CDS encoding TldD/PmbA family protein, whose translation MKNQLDIDLFTKIIASIEENTDYVDIRAGSGDSTSILMKDGQIQEIKSGFDLGGRVRVLKDGAWGFAYTSDLSKIEKTANHALKLANSLKSDVELVPAPAIKDHVNSPADLLPSTISTEEKKELIKEANNSASLDKVVSTTVNYVDMESESVFLSSEGSEITLEESKVGLFLNAVASSGEMIQFGHGSLGGARGFEVLKNADIEKFGRKIAQKAVRLLEANKPPSGKFQVLTDCELTGVFIHEALGHAAEADLILQNDSILKDKMGDRIGSDMVTIIDDASMDAFGYYAYDAEGTRTAENVLVDKGVLNSVLSSRETASKLNIKSSGNARSIISEQPIVRMSNTYLKPGELKFEELLEDMKNGIYLKGSRGGQVDTGKGIFQFNAAESFQIENGEIKNLLRDVSLSGNILETLLKVNGVGSDFKMSIGFCGKSGQTAPVGDGGPHVRISEAMVGGAQ comes from the coding sequence ATGAAAAATCAGCTGGATATTGATTTATTTACCAAAATTATAGCTTCAATTGAAGAAAATACGGATTATGTTGATATTAGAGCAGGTAGTGGAGACAGCACATCTATTTTAATGAAAGATGGTCAAATCCAGGAAATAAAATCTGGTTTCGATTTAGGGGGAAGAGTGAGAGTGCTTAAAGATGGTGCCTGGGGCTTTGCCTATACCAGTGATTTATCTAAAATAGAAAAAACAGCTAATCATGCCCTTAAATTAGCAAATTCTTTAAAAAGTGATGTGGAATTAGTACCTGCCCCTGCAATTAAGGATCATGTGAATTCGCCCGCTGATTTACTCCCCTCCACTATTTCTACTGAAGAAAAAAAAGAATTAATAAAAGAAGCAAATAATTCTGCCAGCTTAGATAAGGTGGTAAGTACCACGGTAAATTACGTTGATATGGAATCTGAAAGTGTTTTTTTAAGTTCAGAAGGTTCAGAAATAACCCTGGAAGAATCTAAAGTAGGTTTGTTCCTTAATGCAGTTGCTTCATCTGGAGAAATGATTCAATTTGGTCATGGGAGCTTAGGTGGTGCAAGAGGATTTGAAGTTCTAAAAAATGCAGATATTGAAAAATTTGGACGTAAAATCGCACAAAAAGCTGTGAGACTTCTTGAGGCAAATAAACCTCCGTCTGGAAAATTCCAGGTATTAACTGATTGTGAATTAACCGGCGTTTTTATCCATGAAGCACTGGGTCATGCTGCTGAAGCAGACCTTATACTGCAGAATGATTCCATACTAAAAGATAAGATGGGAGATCGTATTGGATCAGATATGGTAACCATTATTGATGATGCCAGCATGGATGCTTTTGGTTACTATGCCTATGATGCCGAAGGAACCCGGACGGCTGAAAATGTATTGGTGGATAAAGGTGTACTAAATTCGGTTTTAAGTTCCAGGGAAACAGCTTCTAAATTAAATATCAAATCTTCAGGAAATGCCCGTTCTATAATTAGTGAGCAACCCATAGTTAGAATGAGCAATACTTATCTAAAGCCCGGAGAACTTAAATTTGAAGAATTATTAGAAGATATGAAAAATGGAATTTATCTTAAAGGGTCTCGTGGAGGTCAGGTTGATACCGGTAAGGGCATATTCCAATTTAATGCTGCAGAATCATTCCAAATAGAAAATGGAGAAATTAAAAATCTTTTAAGAGATGTTTCACTCTCGGGAAATATTTTAGAAACTTTATTAAAGGTAAATGGTGTTGGATCTGATTTTAAAATGAGTATAGGTTTTTGTGGTAAATCCGGTCAAACCGCTCCTGTGGGGGATGGTGGGCCACATGTAAGGATAAGTGAAGCCATGGTAGGGGGTGCTCAGTAA
- a CDS encoding TIGR00296 family protein, whose protein sequence is MISSQEGNFLIKLARNAIATYLNERKVIDIPIDTPDSLMEKRGAFVTINESGNLRGCIGYSEPIKPLVNTVIEVAISAATSDPRFYPLKKTELEKITLEVSVLSKPHLIQVTEPQEYLEKVKVSEDGLIVEKGFNKGLLLPQVASEWGWDSEELLCNTCMKAGLSPDCWLDSDTKVYNFQAQVFQEKE, encoded by the coding sequence ATGATCTCATCTCAAGAAGGAAATTTTTTAATAAAATTGGCTAGAAATGCAATTGCAACATATTTAAATGAAAGGAAGGTTATTGATATACCCATTGATACTCCTGATTCTCTAATGGAAAAAAGAGGTGCTTTTGTTACTATTAATGAATCTGGAAATCTAAGAGGGTGTATCGGGTACTCTGAACCAATAAAACCTCTCGTTAATACCGTTATTGAAGTAGCCATCTCTGCTGCTACTTCTGATCCTCGTTTTTATCCCTTAAAAAAAACTGAACTTGAAAAAATAACTTTAGAAGTAAGTGTTTTAAGTAAACCCCATCTTATACAGGTTACTGAACCTCAGGAATATTTAGAAAAAGTTAAAGTAAGTGAAGACGGCCTGATAGTAGAAAAAGGGTTTAATAAGGGATTACTTCTTCCCCAGGTTGCTAGTGAATGGGGTTGGGACTCGGAAGAGTTATTATGTAATACCTGTATGAAAGCAGGTTTATCTCCTGATTGCTGGTTAGATTCCGATACAAAAGTATATAATTTCCAGGCTCAAGTTTTCCAGGAAAAAGAATAG
- a CDS encoding NOG1 family protein, with protein MLIPTIPTTDELLDKGFRRAKKAAGLVRTSKIPRYKKSKRIEETRVITAGQVIKDRIKLILDRVPDIESLPEFYQDYIDVAVGVDPMKQALGGLNWSMGIITQLEKDYASRIRRSPPEKAAQLRKQAFGRVSSVVNKIGDDLNFLDFAKQKLRNMPTVDFDATTVVIAGFPNVGKSTLLRKLTTAEPKVADYPFTTKGIQIGHLERKWKKIQIIDTPGLLDRPIKDMNNIELRAMVALEHLADVILFIFDASESCGYPLESQFNLLKEVEKVFKTPVICLFNKMDLTDNIKYLEQYINKVENPLMISASQGTGVSEIIERLEEFGER; from the coding sequence ATGCTTATTCCCACAATTCCCACAACAGATGAACTTCTGGATAAAGGTTTCAGGAGAGCCAAAAAAGCGGCTGGTTTAGTAAGGACCTCCAAGATTCCAAGATATAAAAAATCAAAAAGGATTGAAGAAACCAGAGTTATAACTGCCGGTCAGGTTATCAAAGATAGGATAAAATTAATTTTAGATCGTGTGCCTGATATTGAATCTTTGCCCGAGTTTTATCAGGACTATATAGACGTGGCTGTAGGTGTTGACCCTATGAAACAAGCACTTGGTGGTTTGAACTGGTCTATGGGAATCATAACTCAGCTTGAAAAAGATTATGCGTCTCGTATACGGCGTTCACCCCCTGAAAAAGCAGCTCAACTTAGAAAACAAGCCTTTGGTAGGGTATCTTCTGTGGTTAATAAAATTGGCGATGATTTAAATTTTTTAGATTTTGCCAAGCAGAAACTAAGAAACATGCCCACTGTTGATTTTGATGCCACCACGGTGGTCATAGCCGGATTTCCCAATGTAGGTAAATCCACTCTTCTACGAAAACTAACTACTGCTGAACCTAAAGTAGCTGATTACCCCTTTACCACTAAAGGTATTCAGATTGGTCATTTAGAGAGGAAATGGAAAAAAATTCAAATAATAGACACTCCTGGATTACTGGATAGACCCATAAAAGACATGAATAATATTGAACTCCGGGCCATGGTGGCCCTGGAACATCTGGCAGATGTGATTTTATTTATATTCGATGCATCAGAAAGTTGCGGTTACCCCCTGGAAAGTCAATTTAATCTTTTAAAAGAAGTGGAAAAGGTTTTTAAAACCCCTGTTATCTGTCTATTTAATAAAATGGATTTAACAGATAACATTAAGTATTTAGAACAATACATTAATAAAGTGGAAAATCCCTTGATGATTTCTGCCTCCCAGGGTACGGGGGTTTCAGAAATAATTGAAAGGCTGGAGGAATTTGGTGAACGATAA
- a CDS encoding Hsp20/alpha crystallin family protein, which yields MNDKKKLERQIEKQKDKLEKGRTVAEKMMDDMVKSIKEMQGDLERKISEYTEAVPEKPYMDLIETEDMIVVKTDLPGVNKEDIGIELTEDKLTVSATFKEEIEIEESNYIKKERKYGQAMRQITLPAEVKVEEASAKFDNGVLSIELPKVEVKTKFNVEIK from the coding sequence GTGAACGATAAGAAAAAATTAGAAAGACAAATCGAAAAGCAAAAAGATAAATTAGAAAAAGGAAGAACTGTTGCAGAAAAAATGATGGATGACATGGTTAAGAGCATAAAAGAAATGCAGGGTGACCTGGAGAGAAAAATTTCCGAGTATACTGAAGCAGTACCTGAAAAACCTTATATGGATCTAATTGAAACTGAAGATATGATAGTGGTTAAAACTGATCTTCCAGGGGTTAACAAAGAAGATATAGGAATAGAACTCACTGAAGATAAGTTAACAGTTTCAGCTACTTTCAAAGAAGAAATAGAAATAGAAGAATCCAATTACATTAAAAAAGAACGGAAGTACGGTCAGGCTATGAGACAGATAACCCTCCCTGCAGAAGTCAAAGTAGAAGAAGCCAGTGCCAAGTTTGATAACGGTGTCTTAAGCATTGAATTACCAAAAGTGGAAGTAAAAACAAAATTCAATGTGGAAATTAAATAG
- a CDS encoding SIS domain-containing protein gives MEYEMQKEILEQPRSLIKTLKAENSHLKQISEELAEMDRIFLVGCGSSLSTCYSAKDAINMVVDSNVDVYTGYEFYYHKNIDLENTGVIFTSQSGETADTLAALRKANDLNLKTISITNEEDSSMMKESEEAILTRCGREKAILGTKTYITQLMCLYKLLFEAQDSSTSKEILKELHNIPSLMEELIKTTREDNKKRALELKDEDIFYCMGSGPNYGLAYKLAMTMLMEGALKHACPLYSGEFRHGLIERVEKNVPVMFLDAGYPGDKVTLKGIQFCENLGTKNIIFRMQDYSNINNILSPFVLVIPLEWFTYYLAHYNGEDPGNTRHIGKVRY, from the coding sequence ATGGAATATGAAATGCAAAAAGAGATATTAGAACAACCGCGGTCTCTTATAAAAACCTTAAAGGCTGAAAATTCTCATCTTAAACAAATATCAGAAGAATTAGCTGAAATGGACCGTATATTCCTGGTAGGATGTGGGAGTTCATTATCTACATGTTATTCTGCTAAAGATGCCATAAATATGGTTGTAGATTCTAATGTGGATGTTTACACTGGTTATGAATTTTATTATCATAAAAATATTGACCTGGAAAACACCGGAGTAATATTTACTTCCCAGTCTGGTGAAACTGCTGATACACTGGCTGCTTTAAGAAAAGCAAATGATTTAAACTTAAAAACAATTTCCATTACCAATGAAGAGGATAGTTCCATGATGAAGGAATCAGAAGAAGCTATTCTTACCCGGTGTGGTCGGGAAAAAGCTATTCTTGGAACTAAAACGTACATTACCCAACTTATGTGTCTTTATAAACTTTTATTTGAGGCACAGGATTCAAGCACCTCTAAAGAAATTTTAAAAGAACTCCATAATATCCCTTCTTTAATGGAGGAATTAATCAAAACTACCAGAGAAGATAATAAGAAAAGGGCATTAGAACTTAAAGATGAGGATATTTTTTACTGTATGGGGAGTGGACCAAACTATGGTTTGGCTTATAAACTGGCCATGACCATGTTGATGGAGGGGGCTTTAAAACATGCCTGTCCACTATATTCCGGGGAATTCCGGCATGGTTTAATAGAAAGAGTGGAAAAAAATGTTCCTGTAATGTTTTTAGATGCAGGATATCCTGGTGATAAAGTTACCCTGAAGGGCATTCAATTTTGTGAAAATTTAGGCACTAAAAATATTATTTTCAGGATGCAGGATTATAGTAACATTAATAATATTTTATCTCCCTTTGTCCTGGTAATTCCACTAGAATGGTTCACCTATTATCTGGCCCATTATAATGGAGAAGACCCTGGAAACACCAGACACATTGGTAAAGTTCGTTATTAA
- a CDS encoding thiamine-phosphate synthase family protein — translation MELENLKKAIKILKDSEDFAQLVPEVRTNLVMARKNAKKIEDVAGFPGRITTAHNKVIVCMDPEFGASSHMARMVLNILKYDSQKRSAINLRYDPLVIKICKKLGLLVSSYDRNQEPEDISIIEGGTIPWGVKESIKKLGQVPDVIYHKGAWGKEPIICLLAPDAVEAARTADCIARLYKTINI, via the coding sequence ATGGAATTAGAGAACCTTAAAAAGGCCATTAAAATTTTAAAAGATTCTGAGGATTTCGCTCAACTGGTACCTGAAGTCAGAACCAATCTGGTTATGGCTAGAAAAAATGCAAAAAAAATAGAAGATGTGGCAGGATTTCCAGGCAGAATAACCACAGCCCACAATAAGGTAATAGTATGCATGGATCCTGAATTTGGGGCTTCTTCTCACATGGCCCGTATGGTTTTGAATATTTTAAAATACGATTCCCAAAAGAGGAGTGCTATTAATCTAAGATACGATCCCCTTGTAATCAAGATATGTAAAAAACTAGGGCTTCTGGTTTCTTCTTATGATCGTAATCAGGAACCAGAAGACATAAGCATCATAGAAGGCGGAACCATCCCCTGGGGAGTAAAAGAGTCAATCAAAAAATTAGGGCAGGTCCCTGATGTTATTTACCATAAAGGTGCCTGGGGTAAAGAACCGATAATATGCCTTCTTGCTCCGGATGCAGTAGAAGCAGCCAGGACTGCAGACTGTATAGCCCGACTCTACAAAACTATTAATATTTAA
- a CDS encoding DUF2124 family protein, with product MMEKVSTFKGISGQLGAFKKEVASAENVVFAGVPGVCTPFAQLLAYAIRDKKTYFIPNTEIENARKMKLTDYGIELGSLSQFEADVMVILGGLAMPRIGSEISAVQELIKKSVNNECSIIGVCFMDIFRKSSWDHKIKFDSIINVDMEGYVLE from the coding sequence ATGATGGAAAAGGTTAGTACATTTAAAGGTATAAGTGGACAGTTAGGGGCTTTTAAAAAGGAAGTAGCATCTGCAGAAAATGTAGTATTTGCAGGAGTACCGGGCGTTTGCACTCCCTTTGCCCAGCTTTTAGCTTATGCTATACGGGATAAGAAAACTTATTTTATACCAAATACTGAAATTGAAAATGCACGGAAAATGAAATTGACTGATTATGGAATTGAATTAGGAAGTTTATCTCAATTTGAAGCAGATGTTATGGTCATACTTGGTGGTTTGGCCATGCCTCGAATTGGTTCTGAAATTTCAGCCGTGCAGGAATTAATTAAAAAGAGTGTAAATAATGAGTGTTCTATAATAGGTGTCTGTTTCATGGACATTTTTAGAAAAAGTAGTTGGGACCATAAAATCAAATTTGACTCAATAATTAATGTAGATATGGAAGGATATGTGCTGGAATAA
- a CDS encoding DUF447 domain-containing protein: MKHNNLKAMGMEKGQLYETIISSMSTNGRKNAAPIGVLCKSEEEVVVYLYQGSHTHKNISNSDYFVVNLTTNPLLLTECTLGDFPADYFYEFKGNPVLKENDAFFISRVIKKKELVHKNELGSSPMTVVTAKVEEIVKNKKVIRPLNRGIYAVIESLIHFSRLEIGDAKNRENLYHKIKEMDRVVRRVGSASEKKALQEIMDAIHEKYNNLDEKK; the protein is encoded by the coding sequence ATGAAACATAATAATTTAAAAGCCATGGGGATGGAAAAAGGACAGCTATATGAAACCATTATTTCATCCATGAGTACAAATGGGCGAAAAAATGCAGCTCCCATAGGGGTTCTATGTAAAAGTGAAGAGGAAGTAGTAGTATACCTTTATCAGGGAAGCCATACCCATAAAAATATATCTAATTCCGATTATTTTGTGGTAAACTTAACCACAAACCCCTTATTATTAACAGAGTGTACCCTGGGAGATTTTCCAGCAGATTATTTCTATGAATTTAAAGGAAATCCTGTTTTAAAAGAAAATGATGCCTTTTTCATTTCCAGGGTTATTAAGAAAAAAGAACTGGTTCATAAAAATGAATTAGGTTCTTCCCCCATGACTGTGGTCACCGCAAAAGTAGAAGAAATTGTGAAAAATAAAAAAGTCATCCGACCTTTAAATAGAGGTATTTATGCAGTGATTGAATCATTAATACATTTTTCCCGGTTAGAAATAGGGGATGCGAAAAACAGGGAAAATCTTTATCATAAAATAAAGGAAATGGACAGAGTAGTCCGTAGAGTAGGTAGTGCCAGTGAAAAAAAAGCCCTGCAGGAAATAATGGATGCCATACATGAAAAATATAATAATCTGGATGAAAAAAAGTAA